One part of the Tenacibaculum sp. 190130A14a genome encodes these proteins:
- a CDS encoding helix-turn-helix transcriptional regulator, with protein MVTSKRIEKIIEVLGLNNSSFAKKLGVSSTTIDGYTKGRRNSKKDLVISQPNFDVIKKMVETFNINADYVLGVSDDIFITNRDSLAHFSIEEIITFIFDNKEKFRENTAYKLLMENEFKEQVLEKLKKDKLDLLAKRDKLIND; from the coding sequence ATGGTTACTAGTAAAAGAATTGAAAAAATAATTGAAGTCTTAGGACTAAACAATAGTAGTTTCGCTAAGAAGCTAGGGGTGTCAAGCACCACTATTGATGGTTACACGAAAGGTAGGAGGAATTCTAAAAAGGACCTAGTAATTTCTCAACCGAATTTTGATGTGATAAAGAAAATGGTGGAGACATTCAACATTAATGCAGATTATGTTTTAGGTGTTAGTGATGATATTTTTATAACTAATAGAGATTCTTTAGCTCACTTTAGCATTGAGGAAATAATTACTTTTATTTTTGATAATAAAGAAAAATTTAGGGAAAACACAGCTTATAAGCTGCTAATGGAAAATGAATTTAAAGAGCAGGTCTTAGAAAAGTTAAAAAAAGACAAATTAGATCTTTTAGCAAAAAGGGATAAATTAATTAATGATTAA
- a CDS encoding recombinase family protein: MKFGYARVSTPSQNLEMQIDALEVFGVNSKNIHTDIASGAKEDRKGLEEMLMKLREGDTVIVWKSCRLARNVKHMLSMMEIFESNKIEFKSIQEPFLDTKSPHGKFIFNVFTSLNQMDREINRERVMSGLASARKRGIKGGRPKGISQKLKDVAPGVVSMWKDDNKSIKTIQNTFGISQGSVYKCLEHEGIDVKRSDHKNKGNQNAKGKRKIKIKR, translated from the coding sequence ATGAAATTCGGATATGCAAGAGTAAGTACTCCGTCACAAAATTTAGAAATGCAAATAGACGCATTAGAAGTGTTTGGAGTCAATTCAAAAAATATTCATACTGATATTGCTTCAGGAGCTAAAGAAGACCGTAAGGGATTAGAAGAAATGTTAATGAAACTTAGAGAAGGTGATACAGTAATAGTATGGAAGTCATGTAGATTGGCTAGAAATGTTAAACATATGCTTTCAATGATGGAGATATTCGAATCAAACAAAATTGAATTTAAAAGCATTCAAGAGCCATTTTTAGATACTAAATCTCCCCATGGAAAATTTATCTTCAATGTTTTTACTTCTCTTAATCAAATGGACAGGGAAATAAATAGAGAACGTGTAATGTCAGGTTTGGCTTCAGCTCGTAAAAGAGGTATCAAGGGAGGAAGACCTAAAGGTATCTCGCAAAAACTAAAAGATGTAGCTCCAGGAGTAGTTAGTATGTGGAAAGATGATAACAAATCTATTAAGACTATTCAAAACACCTTTGGAATATCTCAAGGTTCTGTTTATAAATGTCTTGAACATGAAGGAATTGACGTTAAGAGATCAGATCACAAAAATAAAGGAAACCAAAACGCCAAAGGAAAAAGAAAAATCAAGATAAAACGATAA
- a CDS encoding radical SAM protein: MEFVEQVVNEKDKSGIIQDAFDNSRLNLIIFPTEQCNFRCTYCYEDFKIGNMKSELIESIKKLVLKRAPQLKSLEYSWFGGEPLLAFKSIIEILEFTNSLTEKYPNFSSISNITTNAYSLSINRFIKLVSNNVKVFQISLDGDSTIHDKTRLLKNGNGTFEKIWNNLKKIKETTLDFEIILRIHFHPRNAEKMESLVSKLNSDFNDERFKFYFKAIEDLGGENSKNVVRMSPIEKNNIKKSLESLVINQNQIFNLKNSYVCYASKPNSLAIRGDGTLAKCTVALDKEENKLGKLNLDGTLDIDTNKLKYWMSGFEKWEINKLACPHKANEKSA, translated from the coding sequence ATGGAGTTTGTGGAGCAGGTTGTTAATGAAAAAGATAAGTCTGGAATTATTCAAGACGCTTTTGACAATTCTAGACTTAATCTAATTATTTTTCCCACCGAACAATGTAATTTCAGATGTACATATTGCTATGAAGATTTTAAAATTGGCAATATGAAAAGTGAGTTAATTGAAAGTATAAAAAAACTAGTTCTAAAGAGAGCACCACAGCTAAAATCGTTGGAATATAGTTGGTTTGGAGGTGAACCTTTGTTGGCTTTTAAATCTATAATAGAGATATTGGAATTCACAAATTCTTTAACTGAAAAATATCCTAATTTTTCAAGCATTTCAAATATAACTACAAATGCCTACTCACTAAGTATTAACAGATTCATAAAGCTTGTTTCAAATAATGTCAAGGTTTTTCAAATATCATTAGATGGTGACTCAACAATACACGACAAAACCAGACTATTAAAAAACGGGAATGGTACCTTCGAAAAAATTTGGAATAACTTAAAGAAAATAAAAGAAACAACTTTAGACTTTGAAATTATACTTAGAATTCACTTTCACCCCAGAAATGCTGAAAAAATGGAAAGTTTAGTATCAAAGTTAAACTCTGATTTTAATGATGAAAGATTTAAATTTTACTTTAAAGCAATAGAAGATTTGGGCGGAGAAAATTCAAAAAATGTTGTAAGAATGTCTCCGATTGAAAAAAATAATATAAAGAAGAGTCTAGAGAGCTTGGTAATAAATCAAAATCAAATTTTCAATCTTAAGAATTCTTATGTCTGTTATGCTTCCAAGCCTAATTCCTTAGCTATTCGAGGAGATGGAACACTAGCTAAGTGCACAGTTGCTCTAGATAAAGAAGAGAATAAATTAGGAAAACTAAATCTTGACGGTACACTTGATATTGATACGAACAAATTAAAATACTGGATGTCAGGATTTGAAAAGTGGGAAATAAACAAACTAGCTTGTCCTCACAAAGCAAATGAAAAAAGTGCCTAA
- a CDS encoding ferric reductase-like transmembrane domain-containing protein: MRILKQEIYFPIIVGIHLIFWCIDLYFFSGNFTEVDSDTMFFGRLQNVSWQNPHRIIGEIFSSWVVTVFAFNFLMATRAKWVENLFGGLDKMYLIHRRSGVIAVVLLLAHFIVVPRAIDFNLGKPLGFYALVLILIGVIVSTAPFFKRKIPYHKWINFHKLMGVFYVLGVIHGFMVDSLIKQLPITRIYVFTIAIIGVIAWIYRAFLFNLFNKKLNYSVKQVKDLGNNITELELFPENKSLNFKAGQFAFFTFPSISKREQHPFTISSHPHQDNLKITVKGLGDYTDDFAEKIKVKDNVFVEGPYGKFSSAYSKEKEQIWIAGGIGITPFLALKNDYYTNKVMLYWCVNKESEAVYKEELETIAVSDPLFEFVLWNSEKRGHITVDDLSIREPEKKAYLICGPKALKESITKQLKQEGVKQSNIYDEEFTFR, encoded by the coding sequence ATGCGAATCTTAAAACAAGAAATTTATTTTCCTATCATTGTAGGAATACACCTTATTTTTTGGTGTATAGATCTTTATTTTTTTAGCGGAAACTTTACTGAAGTTGATTCAGACACTATGTTTTTTGGCAGGTTACAAAATGTATCTTGGCAAAACCCTCATAGAATTATTGGAGAAATTTTCTCTTCATGGGTAGTAACTGTTTTTGCTTTCAATTTTTTAATGGCAACTAGGGCTAAATGGGTAGAAAATCTATTCGGAGGTCTAGATAAAATGTATTTAATTCATAGACGCTCTGGTGTTATAGCTGTTGTATTGTTACTAGCTCATTTTATAGTAGTTCCTAGAGCAATTGATTTCAATCTAGGAAAACCTTTAGGCTTCTATGCATTAGTTTTAATTCTTATAGGTGTTATTGTATCGACTGCACCTTTTTTCAAAAGAAAGATACCATACCATAAATGGATAAACTTTCATAAACTTATGGGTGTTTTCTATGTTTTAGGTGTTATACATGGTTTCATGGTAGATAGCTTAATAAAACAATTACCAATTACACGAATCTATGTTTTTACAATAGCTATTATTGGTGTGATAGCTTGGATTTATAGAGCTTTCTTATTTAATTTATTCAATAAGAAATTAAATTATAGTGTAAAACAAGTAAAAGACCTTGGTAATAACATTACAGAATTAGAACTATTTCCTGAAAACAAATCTCTTAATTTTAAAGCTGGCCAATTTGCCTTTTTCACGTTCCCTAGTATTAGTAAAAGGGAACAGCACCCTTTTACAATCAGCAGTCACCCTCATCAAGACAACTTAAAAATTACTGTTAAAGGGTTAGGAGATTACACAGACGATTTTGCTGAGAAAATAAAAGTTAAAGATAATGTCTTTGTTGAAGGCCCATACGGCAAATTTTCTTCAGCTTATTCAAAGGAAAAGGAACAAATATGGATCGCCGGTGGAATAGGTATCACTCCTTTTTTAGCTCTTAAAAATGATTACTATACAAATAAGGTAATGCTATACTGGTGTGTAAATAAAGAAAGTGAAGCTGTTTATAAAGAAGAGCTAGAAACCATAGCTGTTTCTGATCCTCTTTTTGAATTTGTTTTATGGAATTCAGAAAAAAGAGGACACATTACTGTAGATGATTTAAGTATAAGAGAGCCAGAAAAGAAGGCATATCTTATTTGTGGACCAAAAGCATTAAAAGAAAGTATTACTAAGCAATTAAAACAAGAAGGAGTTAAGCAAAGTAATATTTATGATGAAGAATTTACATTCAGATAA
- a CDS encoding dipeptidase, with translation METIQSYIEKNKQRFINELVDLLKIPSISADPAYNQDVLNTADAIKESLEKAGCDKVEICETPGYPIVYGEKIIDPNLPTVLVYGHYDVQPADPIELWTSPPFEPVIKKTDIHPEGAIFARGACDDKGQMYMHVKALEYMTQTGNLPCNVKFMIEGEEEVGSESLAWFVPRNKEKLANDVILISDTGMIANDIPSITTGLRGLSYVEVEVTGPNRDLHSGLYGGAVANPINVLNKMIASLHDENNHITIPGFYDKVEELSREERDEMAKAPFSLEAYKNALDIDDVYGEAGYTTNERNSIRPTLDVNGIWGGYIGEGAKTVIASKAYAKISMRLVPNQDWEEITELFKTHFENIAPKSVKVKVTPHHGGQGYVTPIDNIGYQAASKAYQETFGVTPIPQRSGGSIPIVALFEQELKSKTILMGFGLNSDAIHSPNEHFGVWNYLKGIETIPYFYQYFTELSK, from the coding sequence ATGGAAACCATTCAATCATATATAGAAAAAAACAAACAACGTTTTATCAACGAATTGGTCGATTTATTAAAAATCCCATCAATTAGTGCAGATCCAGCCTACAATCAAGATGTATTAAATACAGCAGATGCCATCAAAGAAAGCTTAGAAAAAGCTGGATGTGATAAAGTAGAAATTTGCGAAACACCAGGATACCCAATTGTATACGGTGAAAAAATTATAGATCCGAATTTACCAACGGTTTTGGTATACGGACATTACGATGTACAACCAGCAGATCCTATTGAATTATGGACCTCACCTCCTTTTGAACCTGTAATTAAGAAAACAGACATTCACCCAGAAGGAGCAATTTTTGCCCGTGGTGCTTGTGATGATAAAGGACAAATGTACATGCACGTAAAAGCTTTAGAATACATGACCCAAACCGGGAACTTACCATGTAACGTAAAGTTTATGATTGAAGGAGAAGAAGAAGTAGGATCAGAAAGTTTGGCTTGGTTTGTACCTAGAAACAAAGAAAAGTTAGCCAATGACGTGATTTTAATTTCAGATACTGGAATGATTGCCAACGATATTCCTTCAATTACCACAGGTTTACGCGGATTAAGTTATGTAGAGGTAGAAGTAACAGGACCCAACAGAGACTTACACTCTGGGTTATACGGAGGAGCTGTTGCCAATCCAATTAACGTCTTAAATAAAATGATTGCTTCCTTACACGATGAGAACAATCATATTACCATTCCAGGATTTTACGATAAGGTAGAGGAATTATCTCGTGAAGAACGTGATGAAATGGCCAAGGCACCTTTTTCTTTAGAAGCTTATAAAAATGCTTTAGATATTGACGATGTATATGGAGAAGCAGGATATACAACCAACGAACGAAATTCTATTCGTCCTACCTTAGATGTTAACGGAATTTGGGGAGGATACATTGGTGAAGGAGCAAAAACCGTAATTGCATCAAAAGCCTATGCAAAAATCTCAATGCGTTTAGTACCTAACCAAGATTGGGAAGAAATTACCGAGTTATTTAAAACTCATTTTGAAAACATTGCACCAAAATCGGTAAAAGTAAAAGTAACACCTCATCATGGAGGGCAAGGATATGTAACTCCAATTGACAACATTGGATACCAAGCAGCAAGCAAGGCTTACCAAGAAACCTTTGGCGTTACACCAATACCACAAAGAAGTGGAGGAAGTATTCCTATTGTAGCTTTATTTGAACAAGAATTAAAAAGCAAAACAATTTTAATGGGATTCGGGTTAAACTCTGATGCAATTCACTCACCAAACGAACATTTTGGAGTTTGGAATTACTTAAAAGGAATTGAAACCATCCCGTATTTCTATCAATACTTTACAGAATTATCTAAGTAA
- a CDS encoding lipocalin family protein, producing MKKIILVLTTLILVSCSSSNNTITIKEDIIGEWHLVEFILNDKSVTTTCQKKSTINFKPNGSFVSETFDLNRGSCQSSGDKNGTWNTESVNRYSLKFNDGEMRIAISSTMDGNRLIINRTIDDFKLISVFTKKD from the coding sequence ATGAAAAAAATAATTTTAGTTTTAACTACACTGATTTTGGTTTCCTGTTCAAGTTCAAATAACACTATTACTATAAAAGAAGATATAATTGGAGAATGGCATCTTGTAGAGTTCATTTTGAATGATAAAAGTGTAACTACTACTTGTCAAAAAAAATCGACTATTAATTTCAAACCAAATGGAAGTTTTGTTTCGGAAACATTTGATTTAAATAGAGGATCTTGTCAGTCTTCAGGTGATAAAAATGGAACATGGAATACTGAGTCTGTAAATAGATATTCTCTAAAATTTAATGATGGAGAAATGAGGATAGCTATTAGTTCAACTATGGACGGAAATAGGCTTATAATAAACAGAACCATAGATGATTTTAAACTTATAAGTGTATTTACTAAAAAAGATTAA
- a CDS encoding Abi family protein, with product MSKKATTIEEQILTLKERGMIFDCGEEKAEEILLDIGYYRLGFYWFPFEIDEDHNFGDNMLFSNVINLYYLDVDLRNILLKYLKRIEVNFRTKVIYYVSNEYKEDPVWYTNPKIMTEWFIERLDSKLYTDRFKEENKQIKLHHLKYRNDKYAPTWKAFEFLSFGGIVTVFNSLKNEELKKEISKLYGLNNLKTFINFIHTIKFIRNICAHAGVLFDLNLPKGIYKIPRTKFNDNNNQSLDAGIKTISYILKNISTDRNNDMNSEINKLFKEYENNPLIESIIKEKIGYQL from the coding sequence ATGTCTAAAAAAGCAACAACTATAGAAGAACAAATTTTAACTTTAAAAGAAAGGGGAATGATTTTCGATTGCGGAGAGGAAAAAGCTGAAGAAATATTACTAGATATTGGCTACTATAGACTCGGATTTTATTGGTTTCCTTTTGAAATTGATGAGGACCATAATTTTGGTGATAATATGTTGTTCTCTAATGTTATAAATCTTTATTACTTAGACGTAGATTTAAGAAATATTTTATTGAAATATTTAAAGCGTATAGAAGTTAATTTTAGAACTAAGGTTATTTATTATGTTTCTAATGAATATAAAGAAGATCCTGTTTGGTATACTAATCCAAAAATAATGACTGAGTGGTTTATAGAAAGATTAGATTCAAAACTATACACAGATAGATTTAAAGAGGAGAATAAGCAAATAAAACTTCATCATTTAAAATACAGAAACGATAAATATGCGCCAACCTGGAAAGCTTTTGAGTTTTTGTCATTTGGAGGGATTGTCACTGTTTTTAATTCGTTAAAGAATGAGGAACTTAAAAAAGAAATTTCAAAACTTTACGGTTTAAACAACCTTAAAACATTTATAAATTTTATTCACACTATAAAGTTTATTCGAAATATCTGTGCTCATGCAGGTGTATTATTTGATTTGAATCTTCCTAAGGGTATATATAAAATTCCAAGGACTAAATTTAACGACAATAATAATCAATCATTAGATGCTGGAATAAAAACAATATCCTATATTTTAAAAAACATTTCTACGGATAGAAATAATGATATGAACTCTGAAATAAATAAATTGTTCAAAGAATATGAAAATAACCCGCTTATTGAATCAATAATTAAAGAAAAAATTGGTTATCAATTGTAA
- a CDS encoding tyrosine-type recombinase/integrase, translating into MSRKNTSVHRFVHRNSGNNFTFTFLKKLYTPPKIYRHKKDVNGKKVVSLEGYWCVYYYFRHPETGVMTKFAERQGINKLKTIALREAAAQNVKKVLTRLLQEGYNPFVEKQLLAKEKKNVNKSNFNIVEAVELAYEQKKNSWKESTKDVNKSYLESFSVWLKKRSLHNLPVQDLSKKHISFYLDHVLKNSGSNSNTTRNNHRRFLSSMFTELVEKEIVNENIVQKIPLLKSKSKKNKPFTNKQLIDILNYTKANEPYLYQFIKVMWYSFLRPIEIVRLEVRNVNLDDNVIDIETKTEARAYIRIVKPLQVFFKNKDLKKYAPTMFVFGKDNSVGYWETKKVKSREDFFIRRFKKIKDHFGLSSDYGIYSFRHTAALSLYYQFIKEGLSEYQAVLKIQDIMRHKDQQVTRKYLREIGGQLPEDWSDKYDYELV; encoded by the coding sequence ATGAGTCGAAAAAACACTTCTGTACATAGGTTTGTACATAGAAATTCAGGAAATAATTTTACATTTACTTTTTTGAAAAAATTGTATACACCACCTAAAATATATAGACATAAAAAAGATGTAAACGGGAAGAAAGTAGTTTCCTTGGAAGGTTATTGGTGCGTTTATTATTACTTCCGTCATCCAGAAACTGGAGTGATGACAAAATTCGCAGAACGTCAAGGAATCAATAAATTGAAAACAATTGCACTAAGAGAAGCTGCAGCTCAAAATGTAAAAAAGGTGTTAACACGACTTTTACAAGAAGGATATAACCCCTTTGTTGAGAAGCAACTTTTGGCAAAAGAAAAGAAAAATGTTAATAAAAGTAACTTCAACATTGTAGAAGCAGTTGAATTAGCTTATGAACAGAAAAAAAATTCTTGGAAGGAATCAACAAAAGACGTTAACAAAAGTTATTTAGAATCTTTTTCAGTTTGGTTAAAGAAAAGAAGTTTGCACAATTTACCTGTACAAGATTTATCAAAAAAGCATATTTCTTTTTATTTGGATCATGTTTTAAAAAATAGCGGATCTAATTCAAATACTACTAGAAATAATCATAGAAGGTTTTTGTCTTCAATGTTTACTGAGTTGGTAGAAAAAGAAATTGTGAATGAAAATATAGTTCAAAAGATCCCTTTACTTAAAAGTAAGTCTAAAAAGAATAAACCATTTACAAACAAACAATTAATTGATATCTTAAATTATACTAAAGCTAATGAACCATATTTATATCAGTTCATTAAAGTTATGTGGTACTCTTTTTTAAGACCAATTGAAATAGTTCGTTTGGAAGTAAGAAATGTTAATTTAGATGATAACGTCATTGATATAGAAACCAAAACTGAAGCTCGCGCATATATTAGAATTGTAAAACCTTTGCAAGTATTTTTTAAAAATAAAGATTTGAAAAAATATGCACCAACAATGTTTGTTTTCGGAAAAGATAATTCTGTTGGTTATTGGGAAACGAAAAAAGTAAAGTCAAGAGAAGATTTTTTTATCAGAAGGTTCAAAAAAATTAAGGATCATTTTGGTTTATCATCAGATTATGGAATTTACTCATTCAGGCATACAGCTGCTCTAAGCTTATATTATCAATTCATTAAGGAAGGTTTAAGTGAATACCAAGCAGTTTTGAAAATTCAGGATATAATGCGTCATAAAGATCAGCAAGTGACAAGAAAATATTTGCGAGAAATAGGAGGGCAGTTACCTGAAGATTGGTCTGATAAATATGATTATGAATTAGTATAA
- a CDS encoding XRE family transcriptional regulator — MNYSDIDNLLKTIFSEDKSIDIKEMFEEKLDELKVSKTKVLKLLKIDKDVFEQIITGTAKQPNLIHVIKIAEFLDVPIDKFIEVVIKNQSTDNIKSIESARNATFLLNKFDVKTLTKFGFFNSKDDTSELIKRILSFFGFDSIREFEQQLDTPLYSSTKRNFSDKMKDFWIKSAYQTFKVIDNPNDYDRNRLKEIIVKIKPYSQDVKNGLFTVCKALYNVGVTVVFQNYLSTTQVRGATFIVNEKPCLVLTDFNKSYPSIWFTLLHELHHVLFDFELIKSNSFHLTGDPDLFLIEEKANSFARDFFLPEEKFHFIKRHIKNPYLVSKFADENEIHVSIVYSFFIWYQDNLYNKKYYGAFKNYYPDYKASLNKLSPLSWDSETIKEAGKRIKEILEIN, encoded by the coding sequence ATGAATTATTCTGATATAGATAACTTGCTTAAAACCATCTTTTCTGAAGATAAATCTATTGATATAAAGGAAATGTTTGAAGAAAAGTTAGATGAACTTAAAGTTAGTAAAACTAAAGTTTTAAAGCTTCTTAAAATAGATAAAGATGTTTTTGAGCAGATAATTACTGGTACAGCAAAACAGCCGAATCTAATACATGTAATCAAAATAGCCGAGTTTTTAGATGTTCCAATTGATAAATTCATAGAAGTTGTTATAAAGAATCAAAGTACGGATAACATAAAATCCATAGAAAGTGCTAGAAATGCAACCTTTCTTCTTAATAAATTTGATGTAAAAACCTTGACTAAATTTGGCTTTTTTAATTCAAAAGATGATACAAGTGAATTAATAAAGAGGATTTTATCATTTTTTGGGTTTGATAGTATAAGGGAGTTTGAGCAACAATTAGATACTCCATTATATAGTTCAACTAAGAGGAACTTCTCAGATAAAATGAAAGACTTTTGGATCAAATCTGCATACCAAACGTTTAAGGTTATAGATAACCCGAATGATTATGACAGGAATAGATTAAAAGAAATAATTGTGAAAATAAAGCCATATTCACAGGATGTTAAAAATGGATTGTTTACAGTTTGTAAGGCTCTGTACAATGTCGGTGTAACGGTAGTTTTTCAAAACTATTTATCAACTACCCAAGTTAGGGGAGCGACTTTTATTGTAAATGAAAAACCTTGTCTTGTATTAACTGATTTTAATAAGAGTTATCCTAGTATTTGGTTTACGTTATTGCATGAGCTTCATCATGTGTTGTTTGATTTTGAATTAATCAAAAGTAATAGCTTCCATTTAACTGGAGATCCAGATCTTTTTTTGATCGAGGAAAAAGCAAATTCGTTTGCTAGGGATTTTTTCTTACCGGAGGAAAAGTTCCATTTTATAAAAAGACATATAAAGAACCCTTATTTAGTATCTAAGTTTGCTGATGAGAATGAAATACATGTGTCTATAGTTTATTCTTTTTTTATATGGTACCAAGATAATTTGTATAATAAAAAGTATTATGGAGCTTTTAAAAATTATTACCCAGATTATAAGGCGTCATTAAATAAACTTAGCCCATTATCGTGGGATAGTGAAACCATAAAAGAAGCAGGTAAAAGAATAAAAGAAATATTGGAAATTAATTAA
- a CDS encoding Abi-alpha family protein, producing MGELSETAKELNLPKQLLDKGEQAIKAVLGPSITEISETFADNFRLRRFKNQVKILTKAQQYVEKSGLQPKQIDLKVLAPLVQFSSLEENPDLQEKWSKLITNVVLIEGKTLLKQNCIEIISKLSNEEAILLDFLHDLFIKKRQARYEKAKRDQLFKPERELEDYPLRWFSFSLKEISKGNKIERTDLELMISNLVALGVVKWEPEVEVYNAEKSDTDPDDTSLDIDIEVYDSETIRITNLGLEFVQMCKIKK from the coding sequence ATGGGAGAATTAAGCGAAACCGCAAAAGAATTGAATTTACCTAAACAATTATTAGACAAAGGAGAACAAGCTATTAAAGCAGTTTTGGGCCCCTCTATCACAGAAATATCTGAAACATTTGCAGATAATTTTCGACTTAGAAGATTCAAAAACCAAGTGAAGATATTAACTAAAGCCCAACAATATGTAGAAAAAAGTGGATTACAACCTAAGCAAATTGATTTAAAGGTGCTTGCGCCTCTAGTTCAATTCAGTTCCTTGGAGGAAAACCCAGACCTTCAGGAAAAGTGGTCGAAATTGATAACGAATGTTGTGCTTATTGAAGGAAAAACTTTGCTAAAACAAAATTGTATTGAGATAATTAGTAAACTTTCAAATGAGGAGGCTATACTTCTTGATTTTCTACATGATTTGTTCATTAAAAAGCGTCAAGCAAGGTATGAGAAGGCCAAAAGGGACCAATTATTTAAACCCGAAAGAGAATTAGAAGATTATCCATTACGTTGGTTTTCATTCTCACTAAAAGAGATTTCAAAAGGGAACAAAATCGAACGTACAGATTTAGAATTAATGATCTCAAACTTAGTTGCTTTAGGAGTTGTAAAATGGGAACCTGAAGTTGAGGTGTATAATGCTGAAAAATCTGATACTGACCCTGATGACACGTCGCTTGATATTGACATTGAAGTTTATGATAGCGAAACAATTCGAATTACAAATTTGGGGCTCGAATTTGTTCAAATGTGCAAGATCAAAAAATAA
- a CDS encoding AraC family transcriptional regulator, with the protein MRESNNNHQYSELYPSKGLEDFISLYFEAKNLSDKPKKVTICPDGYFKLIIQVKENKITSYFLTGIWVKEIEIVIPAKVTTYGVKFKIIASEAILKREIKSILNSVEQLNFSKFDINNLNINSFKSITKQLEDKFYKELNSENEIQGNRLRLSQFLYSNHKDIQANEVANQIYWSHRQINRYLNKYIGVTLKKYLNIQKCYRSYLHIREGDFFPEKGFFDQAHFIREVKKHTGQTPTSLFKDKNDHFIQLKNIDKL; encoded by the coding sequence GTGAGAGAATCTAACAACAATCATCAATACTCTGAACTATATCCTTCCAAAGGATTAGAAGATTTCATATCACTTTATTTTGAAGCAAAAAACCTTTCTGATAAACCTAAAAAAGTCACTATTTGTCCTGATGGGTACTTCAAACTTATAATTCAAGTAAAAGAAAACAAAATAACATCTTATTTCCTAACTGGTATTTGGGTAAAAGAAATTGAAATTGTTATACCCGCTAAAGTAACTACTTACGGTGTAAAGTTTAAAATAATAGCCTCTGAAGCTATCCTAAAAAGAGAAATAAAATCTATACTAAACTCAGTAGAACAACTAAATTTTAGCAAATTTGACATTAATAATTTAAACATTAATTCTTTTAAAAGTATTACTAAACAGTTAGAAGATAAATTTTATAAAGAACTCAATTCTGAAAACGAAATTCAAGGAAATAGATTAAGGTTAAGCCAATTTCTATATAGTAATCATAAAGATATTCAAGCCAATGAAGTTGCTAATCAGATTTATTGGTCACATAGACAAATAAATAGATATTTAAATAAATATATAGGAGTAACATTAAAAAAGTATTTGAATATCCAAAAATGTTACCGTTCATATTTACATATAAGAGAAGGTGATTTTTTCCCTGAAAAAGGGTTCTTTGATCAAGCCCATTTTATAAGAGAGGTAAAAAAACATACAGGACAAACACCTACTTCACTATTTAAAGATAAAAACGACCATTTTATACAATTGAAGAATATTGATAAGCTATAA